The Pelobates fuscus isolate aPelFus1 chromosome 2, aPelFus1.pri, whole genome shotgun sequence genome has a segment encoding these proteins:
- the PAQR8 gene encoding membrane progestin receptor beta, producing MSTAIVECISSLSVIAQQLRRLPRILESGFPKMPSTVMESDVPRIFREPYIQTGYRPTNQNWKYYFLSLFQKHNESVNVWTHLLVALAVLLRFRAFAESETFSWDMMSFPLVIYVLSSLTYLTCSMLAHLLQSKSELAHYSFYFMDYVGVCTYQYGSALAHYYYSSNQGWYDVAWPFYLPGAAFLGWMSCIGCCYAKYRYRRPYPVMRKLCQVVPAGLAYLLDISPVIHRILNCHLDSCTDMSFWFHCLQIIFFIIGAYFFSCPVPEKYFPGCCDIVGHGHQIFHVFLGLCTLSQLEGVLLDYNTRQEHFRVRYSSGYTQMSCISFFLLILSSAVSAIYLQQKIKKQLAEKDF from the coding sequence ATGTCTACAGCAATCGTGGAATGTATCAGTTCATTGTCTGTTATTGCCCAGCAACTGCGAAGATTACCTCGGATCTTGGAAAGTGGGTTCCCAAAAATGCCATCTACTGTCATGGAGTCTGATGTTCCTCGAATTTTCAGAGAGCCCTACATCCAGACAGGGTATAGACCCACAAACCAGAACTGGAAGTATTATTTTCTTAGTCTTTTCCAGAAGCACAACGAGTCTGTCAACGTATGGACGCACCTTCTGGTGGCCCTGGCTGTTCTCCTCAGGTTCCGAGCATTTGCAGAGTCTGAGACTTTTTCCTGGGATATGATGTCCTTTCCTTTGGTTATTTATGTGTTATCCTCATTAACGTACCTTACCTGCAGCATGCTTGCGCACTTGCTGCAATCCAAATCAGAGCTGGCGCATTATTCGTTTTACTTCATGGACTATGTTGGAGTTTGCACTTATCAGTACGGGAGTGCCTTGGCTCACTACTACTACAGCTCTAACCAAGGGTGGTATGATGTAGCCTGGCCTTTCTATTTACCAGGAGCTGCTTTCCTCGGGTGGATGTCGTGTATAGGTTGCTGCTATGCAAAATATCGTTACAGAAGACCCTACCCTGTCATGAGGAAACTATGCCAGGTTGTCCCAGCTGGTCTCGCGTATCTCTTAGATATAAGCCCAGTCATTCACCGCATATTGAATTGTCACCTGGACAGCTGTACAGATATGTCTTTTTGGTTCCACTGTCTGCAGATCATTTTCTTCATCATTggtgcttatttcttctcctgtcCAGTTCCAGAAAAATATTTCCCTGGTTGTTGTGACATTGTAGGACATGGACATCAAATATTTCACGTGTTTTTAGGTCTATGCACGTTGTCACAACTGGAGGGAGTTCTTCTAGACTATAACACTAGGCAGGAGCACTTTAGAGTTCGGTACAGCTCCGGATACACCCAAATGTCATGTATATCCTTCTTCCTGCTTATATTAAGCAGTGCTGTCTCTGCAATTTATCTACAACAAAAGATCAAAAAGCAGCTAGCCGAGAAAGACTTCTAG